One window from the genome of Amycolatopsis sp. NBC_01480 encodes:
- the eccD gene encoding type VII secretion integral membrane protein EccD, with protein sequence MTVVAPNTRIDVALPADVAVADLLPMLLDMAKETSPDGGARHGGWALAKLGDAALDPSRTLASLGIIDGELLQLRKRNENPPPPLYDDVVDAIAESAPDSFRPWTKETARRFGHVAGGLALALSALALFLSGSLYGGSSIAPAIAGGIGAIACVALGATLAKAYQAEATGVLIAAAGGLPLAFVSGFYIVPGLSVRANLLLGAVLVLIVASVCIAVIGAGITVFIAAATVGTFGALAFLAAMLISNEPPAGIAAGAVAVALACISILPRATIWLAKLPLPHVPSTAEELKEDTGFPDYRAIEQRTSIAHDYMTGLMIGCGTVTAISAVIAATAPGVFGIILGVVATLVLLLRARAYANGAQAIALLTTGMVSAAGILIGWMTSATADQRVMYVFGALILVGAGALVVGVIFPNQRFSPPLRRTVEILEAICIAVVIPLALGVMDLYTTLRHLNLK encoded by the coding sequence GTGACGGTGGTGGCACCCAACACCCGGATCGACGTCGCGCTGCCGGCGGACGTCGCGGTGGCCGACCTGCTGCCCATGCTGCTGGACATGGCGAAGGAGACATCGCCGGACGGCGGCGCCCGCCACGGCGGCTGGGCACTGGCGAAACTCGGCGACGCCGCCCTCGACCCGAGCCGGACGCTGGCGTCCCTCGGGATCATCGACGGCGAGCTGCTGCAGCTGCGCAAGCGCAACGAGAACCCGCCGCCGCCGCTGTACGACGACGTCGTGGACGCCATCGCGGAGTCGGCGCCGGACAGCTTCCGGCCCTGGACCAAGGAGACCGCGCGCCGCTTCGGCCACGTCGCCGGCGGGCTGGCCCTGGCGCTGTCCGCGCTCGCGCTGTTCCTGAGCGGGTCGCTCTACGGCGGCAGCTCGATCGCCCCCGCCATCGCCGGCGGCATCGGCGCGATCGCGTGCGTCGCCCTCGGCGCGACGCTGGCGAAGGCGTACCAGGCGGAGGCCACGGGCGTGCTGATCGCCGCCGCGGGCGGCCTGCCGCTGGCGTTCGTGAGCGGGTTCTACATCGTGCCGGGGCTCTCGGTCCGGGCGAACCTGCTGCTGGGCGCCGTGCTGGTGCTGATCGTCGCGTCCGTCTGCATCGCGGTCATCGGCGCGGGCATCACCGTCTTCATCGCCGCCGCCACGGTCGGCACCTTCGGCGCGCTCGCCTTCCTGGCCGCGATGCTGATCTCGAACGAGCCGCCCGCGGGCATCGCCGCCGGCGCGGTCGCCGTCGCGCTCGCCTGCATCTCGATCCTGCCCCGCGCGACCATCTGGCTCGCGAAGCTCCCCCTGCCGCACGTGCCCAGCACCGCGGAGGAGCTGAAGGAGGACACCGGCTTCCCGGACTACCGCGCCATCGAGCAGCGCACCTCCATCGCCCACGACTACATGACCGGCCTGATGATCGGCTGCGGCACCGTCACGGCGATCTCGGCCGTGATCGCGGCGACCGCCCCCGGCGTCTTCGGCATCATCCTCGGCGTGGTCGCCACGCTCGTGCTTCTCCTGCGCGCGCGGGCGTACGCGAACGGCGCGCAGGCCATCGCGCTGCTGACCACCGGCATGGTGTCCGCCGCGGGCATCCTGATCGGCTGGATGACCTCGGCCACCGCGGACCAGCGCGTGATGTACGTCTTCGGCGCGCTGATCCTGGTCGGCGCCGGCGCCCTCGTGGTCGGCGTGATCTTCCCGAACCAGCGCTTCTCGCCGCCGCTGCGGCGGACCGTGGAGATCCTCGAGGCGATCTGCATCGCCGTGGTGATCCCGCTCGCGCTGGGCGTGATGGACCTCTACACGACACTGCGACACCTGAACCTCAAGTGA